In one window of Chanodichthys erythropterus isolate Z2021 chromosome 23, ASM2448905v1, whole genome shotgun sequence DNA:
- the LOC137014167 gene encoding UDP-N-acetylglucosamine transporter TMEM241 — translation MNVARVILALIFCTLFIASYFTNKYVLSILKFTFPTIFQGWQTSTGALLLLVTWKLGLVQINGFSRSAAFSQLPGSFLFIGNIYAGSKALSLLPIPFFFVLQNVSEVFVFLMVTVTHREKSSWMKLLSVCMLLGSSASLILYNPRFGPSGYTWASIHLFCVGAYKVFQKNTKTSHLSDLEEQFINYVTSALLLASLAHSTGDLSGALDFPLLTSYRFHTGCLGSAVFSFCLILATVKLKNSLPQEHCGVCCFLAKVLASGLSLSTFNTVLSPVTLCCVILNYTGEALFLYSDKFH, via the exons ATGAATGTTGCTCGAGTGATTCTTGCTCTAATATTCTGCACACTCTTCATAGCATCTTATTTCACAAATAAG TATGTCCTGTCTATCTTAAAGTTTACATTTCCAACCATTTTTCAGGG GTGGCAGACCTCTACTGGGGCTCTATTGCTGCTGGTTACATGGAAACTTGGTTTGGTGCAAATCAATGGATTCTCCAG ATCTGCAGCATTTTCCCAGCTTCCTggatcctttttatttattggaaACATTTATGCGGGGTCCAAAGCACTGTCGCTTTTG cccaTTCCTTTTTTCTTCGTGTTACAAAATGTCTCTGAAGTCTTTGTTTTTCTCATGGTAACAGTAACTCACAGAGAG AAATCATCATGGATGAAATTATTAAG TGTGTGTATGCTGCTGGGATCTTCCGCCAGCCTTATTCTGTACAATCCTCGG TTTGGTCCCAGTGGCTACACATGGGCGTCCATCCATCTGTTCTGTGTTG GTGCATATAAAGTATTCCAGAAAAATACAAAGACAAGCCATCTGAG TGATCTTGAAGAGCAGTTCATCAACTATGTGACCAG tgcattgttacTTGCCTCACTTGCACACTCAACAG GTGACCTGTCCGGTGCCTTAGATTTCCCTCTCCTGACCTCATACAGGTTCCATACTGGCTGCTTGGGCAG CGCTGTATTCAGCTTTTGTCTGATTTTGGCAACTGTAAAACTGAAGAACAGTCTGCCTCAGGAGCACTGTGGAGTCTGCTGCTTCCTGGCCAAG GTACTGGCCTCAGGTCTTTCCCTTTCCACATTCAACACTGTGCTCAGTCCAGTGACACTGTGCTG CGTCATACTGAACTACACCGGAGAGGCCTTGTTCCTGTATTCTGACAAATTTCATTAA
- the riok3 gene encoding serine/threonine-protein kinase RIO3 yields the protein MDQLEVSTKETKSPWGAPALAPSPCSLADVMSEQLARELDEEGNTFPDCPDTDLKLTCTSEADTSSDLILAQMLQMEFDREFDTQLRREEKKFNGDSKVSISFENYRMVHPYEDSDSSEDEVDWQDTRHDPYKADKPTTTPKKGFVGKGKNITTKHDEEVCGRKNTARMDNFAPEVQVGDGIGMDLKLSNQVYNALKRHCHTEQRRSARLHEKKEHSTAEHAVDPKTRLLMYKMVNAGILESINGCISTGKESVVFHANGGSFDEKIVPEECVLKVFKTTLNEFKNRDKYIKDDYRFKDRFSKLNPRKIIRLWAEKEMHNLTRIKKAGIPCPEVVILKKHILVMSFIGQDHVPAPKLKDAILSSEDMKKAYYQVLNMMQRLYRDCNLVHADLSEYNMLWHNGEVWFIDVSQSIEPTHPHGLEFLFRDCRNVATFFQKAGVAEALSVFELFNTVSGLEINSDNEADFLAQIEALEKRNEDHVQKPSKKIFNDTHDGSPPQFNTDDDD from the exons ATGGACCAACTTGAAGTATCTACAAAAGAAACCAAG AGCCCCTGGGGCGCTCCCGCCCTGGCACCATCGCCCTGCTCTCTGGCTGATGTTATGAGTGAGCAGTTGGCCCGAGAGCTGGATGAGGAGGGCAACACTTTCCCAGACTGCCCAGA tACCGATCTGAAGCTGACCTGCACTTCTGAAGCGGACACGTCCAGTGACCTGATACTGGCCCAGATGCTTCAGATGGAGTTTGATCGCGAGTTTGATACGCAACTGCGCAGGGAGGAGAAGAAGTTTAATGGAGACAGCAAAG TCTCCATATCCTTTGAGAACTACCGCATGGTTCATCCGTATGAGGACAGTGACAGCTCTGAGGATGAGGTTGACTGGCAAGACACTCGCCATGACCCCTACAAAGCTG ACAAACCAACCACTACCCCTAAAAAGGGCTTTGTTGGGAAAGGCAAGAACATCACTACCAAACACGATGAGGAGGTCTGTGGACGGAAGAACACAGCACGCATGGATAAT TTTGCTCCGGAGGTGCAGGTGGGAGATGGGATCGGCATGGACCTGAAGCTCTCCAACCAAGTGTACAACGCTCTGAAACGCCACTGCCACACTGAGCAGCGCCGTAGCGCTCGACTTCATGAGAAGAAAGAGCACTCTACTGCT GAACATGCTGTGGACCCCAAGACCAGACTATTGATGTACAAAATGGTGAATGCTGGGATACTGGAGAGCATCAACGGCTGCATCAGCACAGGAAAAGAGTCGGTGGTGTTCCACGCTAATGGAGGGAG CTTTGATGAGAAGATTGTTCCAGAAGAGTGTGTCCTCAAGGTTTTCAAGACCACCCTGAATGAGTTTAAGAACCGGGACAAATATATCAAGGATGACTACCGTTTCAAAGACCGCTTCAGCAAGCTGAATCCTCGCAAAATTATCCGCCTATGGGCTGAGAAGGAGATGCACAACCTCACCAG GATAAAGAAAGCAGGGATCCCGTGCCCGGAGGTGGTGATTCTGAAAAAGCATATCCTTGTGATGTCATTCATTGGGCAGGACCATGTTCCTGCACCTAAACTGAAGGACGCCATTCTGAGTTCAGAGGACATGAAGAAAGCGTACTATCAAGTGCTAAAC ATGATGCAGCGGCTGTATCGAGACTGTAACCTGGTTCATGCTGATTTGAGCGAATACAACATGCTCTGGCATAATGGAGAG GTGTGGTTCATTGATGTGAGTCAGTCCATAGAGCCCACTCACCCTCACGGTCTGGAGTTCTTGTTCAGGGACTGCAGGAACGTGGCAACA TTTTTCCAGAAAGCTGGTGTGGCTGAGGCTCTCAGTGTATTCGAGCTGTTCAACACCGTGTCTGGACTGGAGATCAACAGCGACAATGAGGCTGATTTCTTAGCACAG ATTGAAGCCCTGGAGAAACGAAATGAAGATCATGTGCAGAAACCGAGCAAGAAAATCTTCAACGACACCCATGACGGCAGCCCACCCCAATTTAacactgatgatgatgattaa